CGCGTCCCGGTCCTGGCGGTCGGCTCCAACGCCTGTCCGGGGCAGCTCAGGCACAAGATGGCCACGGCCGGCCTCCGATCGCCGGTCCCGATGACCCGGGCCCGGGTGACCGGGGTCGAGGTGGGCGTCTCCGCGCACGTCAGCCCGATGGGGTACATGTCGGCGTCGCCCTTCCGCTCGCCCGACACGGTGCGGGAGTTGTTCGTGACGTGGTTCGACGCCGGGCAGCTCGCGGTGGTCGACGCGAGCGAGGGCGTGCCGCTGCCCGGCGGCCACTATCTGCGGGTCTGGCTGCCCGCCTCCGAAGTGCGGATCGAGCTGGCGGACGGGACGGTGCTGCCCGGCGCGTACGGATACGTCAACCGGCGCGGTGTGCTGCTCGACGGCTCGGGCTCGCCGCGTCCGCACCTGCGCGACCAGCGTGCCCTGCTGACCGAACTCCTGCTTCAGTCGCGGGGGTTGAGGGAGCTGTTCGGGTACACCGCGCGGGAGTTCAGCCGCCGGGCGCGGGCCGACCCGGTGCTGTGCGAGGCGGGGACGCGGCTGTTCGCCGAGGAGAAGCTGGTCACGGCGTCCGGCTTCGAGGAACTCGCCTGAGCCCCGCGCCCGACGCCGTGGACACGGCCGCTCGCCGCTACGGCGCGGACGCCGTCAGGTCGGCGCGCCTCGGCAGCGCGAACGCCTCCAGGTCGGCGCGGGTCAGGCCGGTGGCGCGGGCCACCTCGGCGATGTCGAGGGCCCCGCAGTCCAGGCCGCGCAGCAGATAACCGCTGAGCGCCTTGGCGGTGGCGGGCTCGTCCATGACGTCGCCGCCGGTCCGGTGGGCGTACCGGGTGAGCCGGGCCGCCGCCTGTTCGAAGCCCTCGCGGTAGAAGGCGAAGACGGCCGCGTACCGGGTCGGGAGGTGGCCGGGGTGCATGTCCCAGCCCTGGTAGTAGGCGCGGGCGAGGGCGCGGCGGGTGAGGCGGTGGTGCAGCCGCCAGGCGTCGTGGACCTTCGGGGTGGGTCCGACGGGCAGGACGTTGGTGGAGCCGTCGGAGAGCCGGACGCCGGTGCCCGCGGCGGCGACCTGCATGATGGCCTTGGCGTGGTCGGCGGCCGGGTGGTCGCTGGCCTGGTAGGCGGCGGAGACGCCGAGGCAGGCGCTGTAGTCGAAGGTGCCGTAGTGGAGTCCGGTGGCGCGGCCCTCGGCGGCCTGGATCATGCGGGCGACGGTGGCGGTGCCGTCGGTGGCCAGGATGGCCTGGCTGGTCTCGATCTGGATCTCGAAGCCGATCCGGCCCGGCGGGAGGCCGCGCGTCTTCTCGAAGCTCTCCAGGAGCCGGACCATGGCGGTGACCTGCTCGGGGTAGGTCACCTTGGGCAGGGTCAGGACGAGCCCGTCGGGCAGACCGCCGGCGTCGAGCAGGCCGGTGAGGAAGATGTCGAGGGTGCGGATGCCCCGGTCGCGCACCGGTGCCTCCATGCACTTCATGCGGATGCCCGTCCAGGGGGCGGCCGTCCCGTCGCGGTACGCCTCGGCGACGAGCCGGGCGGCGCGGGCGGCGGCGGCGTCCTCCTCGGCGTCGGGGCGGGTGCCGTAGCCGTCCTCGAAGTCGACGCGCAGATCCTCGATCGGCTCGCGTTCCAGTTTGGCCCGGACGCGGTCGTACACGGGTGCGGCGAGGGCGTCGTCGAGGCCGAGGACGGCGGCGAGGGAGGCGGCGTCCGGGGCGTGCCGGTCGAGGGCGTCGAGGGCCTGGTCGCCCCAGGAGCGGACGGTGTCGGCGGCGAGGACGTCGGCGGGGACGTACACGGTGTGGACGGGCTGACGGGTGCCGGGGTCGCCGGGGTAGCGGCGTTCGAGTTCGGCGTCGACCGGCGCGAGGGAGGCGCTGATCTCCTCGCTGACGGC
The sequence above is a segment of the Streptomyces griseoviridis genome. Coding sequences within it:
- a CDS encoding DUF6986 family protein, with amino-acid sequence MGQQEKVATSLAGAVSEEISASLAPVDAELERRYPGDPGTRQPVHTVYVPADVLAADTVRSWGDQALDALDRHAPDAASLAAVLGLDDALAAPVYDRVRAKLEREPIEDLRVDFEDGYGTRPDAEEDAAAARAARLVAEAYRDGTAAPWTGIRMKCMEAPVRDRGIRTLDIFLTGLLDAGGLPDGLVLTLPKVTYPEQVTAMVRLLESFEKTRGLPPGRIGFEIQIETSQAILATDGTATVARMIQAAEGRATGLHYGTFDYSACLGVSAAYQASDHPAADHAKAIMQVAAAGTGVRLSDGSTNVLPVGPTPKVHDAWRLHHRLTRRALARAYYQGWDMHPGHLPTRYAAVFAFYREGFEQAAARLTRYAHRTGGDVMDEPATAKALSGYLLRGLDCGALDIAEVARATGLTRADLEAFALPRRADLTASAP